A stretch of Gemmatimonas aurantiaca T-27 DNA encodes these proteins:
- a CDS encoding tetraacyldisaccharide 4'-kinase has protein sequence MSTNARLRALADWVWYADSAAAATARGALTPAEWVFAAGVARRNARFDRALLADAPGGLALPPMPLPAMSIGNLTVGGTGKTPVASWFVSRLLERGARPALVLRGYGDDEWRVHERLTPEASVIVNPDRVAGAQEALVRGADCVVLDDAFQHRRARRISDVVLLSADQWQPAARMLPAGPYREGYHALARATAVVVTVKAASDEAVAAVVHMATHHVAQARIAVVRLAAAGLRPAAGEAEAPPMEGLRIVAVSAIGNPSAFEQQLRTAGAEVRGHLRYPDHHQFTSGEVSEMVRVAERGDGVVCTLKDAVKLGPLWPRVGPALWYLSQTVVVIRGAEVLEQECDRVLAARRATIPTAG, from the coding sequence ATGAGCACGAATGCCCGGTTGCGCGCATTGGCCGACTGGGTGTGGTACGCGGACAGCGCCGCGGCCGCTACGGCTCGTGGCGCGCTGACGCCTGCCGAATGGGTCTTCGCCGCTGGTGTTGCGCGACGCAATGCACGATTCGATCGTGCGCTCCTTGCCGATGCACCGGGCGGGCTGGCCTTGCCGCCGATGCCCCTTCCGGCGATGTCCATCGGCAACCTCACCGTGGGTGGCACCGGCAAGACACCGGTCGCGTCCTGGTTTGTATCGCGCCTCCTCGAGCGGGGCGCGCGTCCCGCGCTGGTATTACGCGGGTATGGGGATGATGAGTGGCGGGTGCACGAACGGCTGACGCCCGAGGCCTCGGTCATCGTGAATCCTGATCGGGTGGCGGGCGCGCAGGAGGCGTTGGTACGTGGCGCCGACTGCGTGGTGTTGGACGATGCCTTCCAGCATCGCCGTGCCCGGCGGATCAGCGATGTCGTGCTGCTCAGTGCTGACCAGTGGCAGCCGGCGGCGCGTATGCTCCCCGCCGGTCCCTACCGCGAGGGGTACCACGCGCTCGCGCGCGCCACGGCCGTTGTGGTGACCGTGAAGGCCGCTTCCGACGAGGCGGTGGCGGCGGTGGTGCACATGGCGACGCACCATGTGGCCCAGGCCCGTATCGCGGTCGTGCGTCTGGCTGCGGCGGGCCTGAGGCCTGCGGCGGGCGAGGCCGAAGCGCCCCCGATGGAAGGGCTGCGCATCGTCGCGGTATCGGCCATTGGGAATCCTTCGGCCTTCGAGCAGCAACTCCGGACGGCCGGTGCGGAGGTGAGGGGCCACCTGCGCTATCCGGACCATCATCAGTTCACCAGTGGTGAGGTTTCGGAGATGGTCCGCGTTGCGGAACGGGGGGATGGCGTCGTCTGTACACTGAAAGATGCCGTCAAGCTGGGTCCGCTATGGCCTCGCGTCGGGCCGGCGCTTTGGTATCTTTCACAGACTGTCGTGGTCATTCGAGGCGCCGAGGTCCTGGAGCAGGAGTGTGACCGGGTACTGGCGGCGCGGCGGGCCACGATTCCCACCGCCGGCTGA
- the lpxB gene encoding lipid-A-disaccharide synthase: protein MREVLFVVGEASGDLHAGKVAEVLRARAPELPMVGVGGGHMRAAGVTLLDDVERLAVMGFVEVLQHVPKHWALLRRLRARIESGRVGLVVLLDYPGFNLRVAEVAHRAGVPVLYYITPQVWAWGADRLPKLARLVTKAASILPFEEALLRAHGIDATFVGHPLLDRAQSLPSQAEARQQLGLPADAPVLAMFPGSRRAEIARHLEPFTQAALDVQRRRPDVHVVVSVAPTVKISPSDCPFPLVHGASFVVQRAATAGLLKSGTNTLEAAVAGLPHVIGYRTSAITYAIARRVVKIPHIGLVNVVAGEAVSPEFVQEAFVPANVADALMPLFDVTSEARQQAEAGLARVRAQLGTPGASARVAEMILAMQGGARVG, encoded by the coding sequence GTGCGTGAGGTGTTGTTCGTCGTCGGTGAAGCATCCGGCGATCTGCACGCAGGCAAAGTGGCGGAAGTGCTCCGTGCGCGTGCGCCGGAGCTACCGATGGTGGGCGTGGGTGGCGGGCATATGCGTGCCGCAGGCGTCACCTTGCTCGACGATGTGGAGCGTCTGGCGGTGATGGGTTTTGTGGAGGTGCTGCAGCACGTGCCCAAACATTGGGCACTTCTGCGTCGCCTGCGCGCGCGCATCGAGAGTGGGAGGGTCGGCCTGGTGGTCTTGCTCGACTATCCCGGATTCAACCTCCGCGTGGCAGAAGTGGCCCATCGCGCTGGTGTGCCCGTGCTCTACTACATCACGCCGCAGGTGTGGGCGTGGGGCGCTGATCGACTGCCGAAGTTGGCGCGTCTGGTGACGAAGGCGGCGTCCATCCTGCCTTTCGAGGAAGCGCTGCTGCGCGCCCATGGCATCGATGCCACGTTTGTCGGCCACCCGCTGCTCGATCGCGCGCAGTCGCTGCCGTCACAAGCGGAAGCGCGACAGCAACTGGGTTTGCCCGCCGATGCACCGGTGCTGGCGATGTTTCCCGGTAGTCGTCGGGCCGAGATTGCGCGCCATCTGGAACCGTTCACGCAGGCAGCCCTCGACGTGCAGCGTCGACGTCCCGATGTACACGTCGTGGTGAGTGTCGCGCCGACCGTGAAGATCTCGCCCAGCGATTGCCCGTTTCCGCTCGTGCATGGTGCGTCGTTCGTGGTGCAGCGGGCGGCAACGGCGGGGCTGCTCAAAAGCGGCACGAATACGTTGGAAGCCGCCGTGGCCGGGCTTCCCCATGTGATCGGCTATCGCACCAGTGCGATCACGTACGCCATCGCACGGCGGGTGGTGAAGATCCCACACATCGGGCTGGTGAATGTGGTGGCCGGTGAAGCGGTGTCTCCGGAGTTCGTGCAGGAGGCGTTCGTGCCGGCCAATGTGGCGGATGCCCTGATGCCACTGTTCGATGTCACCAGTGAAGCGCGACAGCAGGCCGAGGCGGGACTGGCGCGGGTGCGAGCGCAGTTGGGAACTCCGGGGGCGTCCGCACGTGTCGCGGAGATGATTCTCGCGATGCAGGGCGGAGCGCGTGTCGGCTGA
- a CDS encoding lysophospholipid acyltransferase family protein, whose protein sequence is MSADQQPSAAQPAAQSPSETPAASKGGPAALGWKVRAAILLGGTLLKVLGWTWRLRIVGRDALAARPAGTDPVVFTLWHGQMLACLYGHKIHTGVLISEHRDGEIISQIVAMFGAFGIRGSSSRGGTRALLEAARIARQGTDIAFTPDGPRGPRYSYAPGPLILAHRAGVPIVTITAHADRLWQLKSWDRFEIPKPFARVTVLYGAPQVLEDADVRDAAARVDEFSADMQAKVRAVADLAAARA, encoded by the coding sequence GTGTCGGCTGACCAGCAGCCGTCGGCGGCACAGCCAGCGGCACAATCGCCTTCGGAAACGCCAGCAGCGTCCAAGGGCGGCCCCGCGGCGCTCGGCTGGAAAGTGCGCGCGGCCATTCTGCTGGGTGGCACTCTGCTCAAAGTGCTCGGCTGGACATGGCGTCTCCGGATTGTGGGCCGCGATGCGCTCGCCGCACGCCCTGCCGGCACGGATCCCGTGGTCTTCACGTTGTGGCACGGGCAAATGCTCGCCTGCCTGTACGGCCACAAGATTCACACCGGTGTGCTCATCAGCGAACATCGTGACGGTGAGATCATCAGCCAGATCGTGGCGATGTTCGGTGCGTTCGGCATTCGTGGCTCGAGCTCGCGCGGGGGCACGCGTGCGTTGCTGGAGGCGGCACGCATCGCGCGCCAGGGCACCGATATCGCATTCACACCGGACGGACCACGTGGCCCGCGATACAGCTACGCCCCGGGGCCTCTGATTCTTGCGCATCGCGCCGGCGTTCCCATCGTCACGATCACTGCGCATGCCGATCGGTTGTGGCAGCTCAAGTCGTGGGATCGTTTTGAAATTCCCAAGCCCTTTGCGCGGGTGACGGTGCTGTATGGTGCGCCGCAGGTTCTCGAGGACGCCGATGTGCGCGACGCCGCCGCACGCGTCGACGAGTTCAGTGCCGACATGCAAGCAAAGGTGCGCGCCGTCGCAGACCTGGCTGCCGCACGCGCATGA